A single region of the Plantactinospora soyae genome encodes:
- the rsfS gene encoding ribosome silencing factor translates to MTASDSARELATVAAQAAADKKAQDIVIIDVADQLVITDVFLLASAPNERQVIAIVDAIEEALVGLPEKAKPVRREGERAGRWVLLDYIDLVVHVQHTEEREFYSLDRLWKDCPTIPFVDRDLVEAEAGIAE, encoded by the coding sequence GTGACAGCTTCCGACAGCGCCCGCGAGCTGGCAACGGTCGCCGCGCAGGCCGCCGCCGACAAGAAGGCGCAGGACATCGTCATCATCGACGTGGCGGACCAGTTGGTGATCACCGACGTATTCCTGCTCGCCTCCGCACCGAACGAGCGCCAGGTGATCGCGATCGTCGACGCGATCGAGGAGGCGCTGGTCGGCCTGCCGGAGAAGGCGAAGCCGGTCCGTCGCGAGGGCGAGCGGGCGGGCCGCTGGGTGCTGCTCGACTACATCGACCTGGTGGTCCACGTCCAACACACCGAGGAGCGCGAGTTCTACTCGCTGGACCGGCTGTGGAAGGACTGCCCGACGATTCCGTTCGTGGACCGGGACCTGGTGGAAGCCGAGGCGGGCATCGCCGAATGA
- the pepN gene encoding aminopeptidase N has translation MPSLSRVAATERAALLTVESYDVELDLTGGAAGFRSITSIRFRSATPGAATFVEVRPAKLLGVRLNGTKLDPAALDDNQFALTGLLAENELVVEAEMAYSNAGEGLHRFVDPADGQTYLYAMSAIDNAQRIFACFDQPDLKAPVTLSVVAPEDWIVAGNGELAATPTPGRWEFAATPPLATYIVSLIAGPYHVLRGEHDGIPLGLYCRRSLAEQLDRDADEIFAVTRQCLDRLHDLFDVRYPFGKYDQAFVPEFNMGAMENPGLVTFRDDHLYRSVVTDVEREKRATTIAHEMAHMWFGDLVTLRWWDDLWLNESFAEYFGTRVAAEATRFGGAWTTFGLRRKAWGYAADQRPSTHPVAPSEVADAAEALSNLDGISYAKGASVLRQLVAWLGDEAFLAGLRGYFAAHRFGNATLADLLAALSASSGRDLTGWAEVWLRQPQPNTLRAEIQLREDGHYAEVAIVQSAPSGNPLLRPHRIGVGLYDLADTADGDPGSAGTRPQARLRRRIEVDLDPAVDGGRTVLDQLTGEPAARLLLPNDGDLTFAKVRLDGGSAQAVPLVLPGLADPLARALLWSEALDAVGDGERPVPDVVALVVAALPAEPELVVVQEVLNRIRPLLDRYLDPDVRSAALERLAGTCARLLAAAPPGGSRQLAAARGLIGATVDTTALAGWLAGENVPDGLVVDAELRWAVLRRLAVLGAVGEAEIAAEQAVDPSASGAERAATCRAALPDPTAKDRAWRIITLDTTLSNRLLEASAAGFWQPEQTELTASYVERYFAEMPEAARRRTPWVADQVAGLGYPRYAVAGRTRELAAALLARADIPPGLRRVVTDADDDLGRALRSRSAAR, from the coding sequence GTCCATCACCAGCATCCGGTTCCGTTCCGCCACCCCGGGCGCCGCCACGTTCGTCGAGGTCAGGCCGGCCAAACTCCTCGGCGTACGGCTCAACGGCACGAAACTGGATCCGGCCGCGCTGGACGACAACCAGTTCGCCCTGACCGGGCTGCTCGCCGAGAACGAGTTGGTCGTCGAGGCGGAGATGGCGTACTCGAACGCCGGGGAAGGGCTGCACCGGTTCGTCGACCCGGCCGACGGGCAGACCTACCTCTACGCGATGTCGGCCATCGACAACGCCCAGCGGATCTTCGCCTGCTTCGACCAGCCCGATCTGAAGGCGCCGGTGACCCTCTCGGTGGTCGCGCCGGAGGACTGGATTGTGGCCGGCAACGGGGAACTCGCCGCCACCCCGACGCCGGGGAGGTGGGAGTTCGCGGCGACCCCGCCACTGGCCACCTACATCGTGTCGCTGATCGCCGGGCCGTACCACGTGCTGCGTGGCGAGCACGACGGCATTCCCCTCGGCCTCTACTGCCGCCGCTCGCTCGCCGAGCAACTGGACCGGGACGCGGACGAGATCTTCGCCGTCACCCGGCAGTGCCTCGACCGGCTGCACGACCTGTTCGACGTGCGTTACCCGTTCGGCAAGTACGACCAGGCGTTCGTGCCGGAGTTCAACATGGGGGCGATGGAGAACCCCGGCCTGGTCACCTTCCGTGACGACCACCTGTACCGGTCCGTGGTCACCGACGTCGAACGGGAGAAACGGGCCACCACCATCGCGCACGAGATGGCGCACATGTGGTTCGGCGACCTGGTCACCCTGCGCTGGTGGGATGACCTGTGGCTGAACGAGTCGTTCGCCGAGTACTTCGGGACCCGGGTGGCCGCCGAGGCGACCCGGTTCGGCGGGGCGTGGACCACCTTCGGGCTCCGCCGCAAGGCCTGGGGGTACGCCGCCGACCAGCGCCCGTCGACCCATCCCGTGGCGCCGTCCGAGGTGGCCGACGCAGCCGAGGCGCTGTCGAACCTCGACGGAATCTCGTACGCCAAGGGTGCCTCGGTGCTCCGCCAACTCGTCGCGTGGCTCGGCGACGAGGCGTTCCTGGCCGGCCTGCGCGGCTACTTCGCTGCCCACCGGTTCGGCAACGCCACCCTGGCCGACCTGCTGGCGGCGCTCTCGGCGAGCAGCGGTCGGGACCTGACCGGCTGGGCCGAGGTCTGGCTGCGGCAGCCGCAACCGAACACCCTGCGGGCCGAGATACAGCTGCGTGAGGACGGGCACTACGCCGAGGTCGCCATCGTGCAGAGCGCCCCGTCGGGGAATCCGCTGCTGCGCCCGCACCGGATCGGTGTCGGGCTCTACGACCTCGCCGACACCGCCGACGGCGATCCCGGTTCTGCTGGTACCCGGCCACAGGCGCGATTGCGGCGCCGGATCGAGGTGGACCTCGACCCGGCAGTCGACGGTGGGCGGACCGTGCTCGACCAGTTGACCGGCGAGCCGGCGGCCCGACTGCTGCTACCGAACGACGGGGACCTGACCTTCGCCAAGGTACGCCTGGACGGCGGGTCGGCGCAGGCCGTACCGCTGGTCCTGCCCGGCCTGGCCGATCCGCTGGCCCGGGCGCTGCTCTGGAGCGAGGCGCTGGACGCGGTGGGCGACGGCGAGCGTCCGGTCCCCGACGTGGTGGCGCTGGTCGTGGCGGCCCTGCCGGCCGAGCCGGAGCTGGTCGTGGTGCAGGAGGTGTTGAACCGGATCCGTCCGCTGCTCGACCGCTACCTCGACCCGGACGTCCGATCCGCCGCGCTGGAGCGGTTGGCGGGCACCTGTGCGAGGTTGCTGGCGGCGGCCCCGCCCGGTGGCTCGCGCCAGCTCGCCGCCGCGCGGGGCCTGATCGGGGCCACCGTCGACACCACCGCGCTGGCGGGCTGGCTGGCCGGCGAGAACGTTCCGGACGGGCTGGTGGTCGACGCCGAACTGCGCTGGGCGGTACTGCGCCGGCTGGCCGTACTCGGTGCCGTCGGCGAGGCTGAGATCGCCGCCGAGCAGGCCGTCGACCCGAGTGCCAGCGGGGCTGAGCGGGCGGCGACCTGCCGGGCCGCGCTGCCCGACCCGACCGCCAAGGACCGGGCCTGGCGGATCATCACACTCGACACGACGCTTTCCAACCGGCTGCTGGAGGCCAGCGCGGCCGGATTCTGGCAACCCGAGCAGACCGAGCTGACCGCCTCCTATGTGGAGCGGTACTTCGCCGAGATGCCGGAGGCGGCGCGTCGCCGTACCCCGTGGGTGGCCGACCAGGTCGCCGGGCTCGGCTATCCCCGCTACGCCGTGGCCGGGCGGACCCGGGAACTGGCCGCTGCCCTGCTGGCCCGCGCGGACATTCCGCCCGGTCTGCGCCGGGTGGTCACCGACGCCGACGATGATCTGGGCCGGGCGCTGCGCTCCCGGTCCGCCGCCCGGTAG
- a CDS encoding histidine phosphatase family protein: MTRLIVWRHGNTDWNVVNRVQGQLDVPLNDLGREQAASAAPLLAALRPDAIVASDLRRAADTAAALVALTGLPIRTDPRLRERYYGQWQGLSMAEVAQRFPAEHARWRAGEPDPGAEVESLDELGKRVGTALQQAADAVPGGTIVVAAHGGGARQGCGYLLGWDSTVLRAVGSLNNCHWTELRHDDVRGWQLRGHNVGLIAQGPPPAAI, translated from the coding sequence ATGACCCGGCTGATCGTCTGGCGGCACGGCAACACCGACTGGAATGTCGTCAACCGGGTGCAGGGACAGCTCGACGTACCACTGAACGACCTCGGCCGGGAGCAGGCCGCCAGTGCCGCGCCGTTGCTCGCCGCGCTACGCCCCGACGCGATCGTCGCCAGTGACCTGCGCCGGGCCGCCGACACCGCCGCGGCCCTGGTCGCGCTGACCGGGCTGCCGATCCGGACCGATCCCCGGCTGCGGGAGCGTTACTACGGGCAGTGGCAGGGCCTGAGCATGGCCGAGGTGGCGCAGCGGTTTCCCGCCGAGCACGCCCGCTGGCGGGCCGGTGAGCCGGATCCCGGCGCCGAGGTGGAGAGCCTCGACGAACTCGGCAAGCGGGTCGGCACGGCGCTCCAGCAGGCCGCCGACGCTGTGCCGGGCGGCACGATCGTGGTGGCGGCCCATGGCGGCGGTGCCCGGCAGGGCTGCGGCTATCTGCTCGGCTGGGACTCGACGGTGCTGCGCGCCGTCGGGTCGCTGAACAACTGTCACTGGACCGAGCTGCGACACGACGACGTACGCGGCTGGCAGCTGCGTGGACACAACGTCGGGCTGATCGCCCAGGGTCCGCCACCCGCCGCCATCTGA
- a CDS encoding DegV family protein — MPVAVVTDSTAYLPAELVDRFRLTVVPLAVVLDGVQGQEGVDVHPADAAWALGGRRVSVSTSRPAPEQFARTYRQLLADGATGVVSVHLSAELSGTVEAARLAATELGERVSVVDARSTGMGLGFPALAAGASAALGAGLPEVRRAAVDAIGRTSTFFYVDTLEFLRRGGRINAAEALLGTALSVKPILHVLDGAIVLRDRVRTSGRGLARLVDLAVEAAGEDEVEIGLHHLAAPQRTAELAEALHARLGSRLRASYVTEAGAVVAAHAGPGLACVVVHRV; from the coding sequence ATGCCCGTCGCGGTCGTCACCGACTCCACCGCCTACCTGCCGGCCGAGCTGGTCGATCGGTTCCGGCTCACCGTAGTGCCGCTCGCCGTCGTACTGGACGGGGTACAGGGCCAGGAGGGCGTCGACGTCCACCCGGCGGACGCCGCCTGGGCACTGGGCGGTCGGCGGGTGTCGGTGAGCACCTCCCGACCGGCACCCGAACAGTTCGCCCGGACGTACCGGCAGTTGCTCGCGGACGGCGCCACCGGGGTGGTCTCGGTGCACCTGTCGGCGGAGCTGTCCGGCACCGTGGAGGCGGCGCGGCTGGCCGCGACGGAGCTGGGCGAGCGGGTCAGCGTCGTCGACGCCCGGTCGACCGGGATGGGTCTCGGCTTTCCGGCACTGGCCGCCGGCGCGTCCGCCGCGCTGGGGGCCGGGCTGCCCGAGGTACGCCGGGCCGCGGTCGACGCCATCGGGCGGACCAGCACGTTCTTCTACGTGGACACGCTGGAGTTCCTGCGTCGGGGCGGCCGGATCAACGCCGCCGAGGCGCTGCTCGGGACGGCCCTGTCGGTGAAGCCGATCCTGCACGTCCTGGACGGCGCCATCGTGCTGCGGGACCGGGTGCGTACCTCCGGTCGAGGGCTCGCCCGGCTGGTCGACCTCGCCGTCGAGGCGGCCGGGGAGGACGAGGTCGAGATCGGCCTGCACCATCTCGCCGCACCCCAACGAACGGCCGAGCTCGCCGAGGCGCTGCACGCGCGGCTCGGCTCCCGGCTGCGTGCCTCGTACGTCACCGAGGCCGGCGCCGTGGTCGCCGCGCACGCCGGTCCCGGTTTGGCCTGCGTCGTCGTGCACCGGGTGTAA
- the nadD gene encoding nicotinate-nucleotide adenylyltransferase, producing MEDDIRRIGIMGGTFDPIHHGHLVAASEVADRFALDEVVFVPTGQPWQKADEPVSSAEDRYLMTVIATASNPRFQVSRADIDRGGPTYTVDTLRDLHAEYGPKVQLFFITGADALEKILSWKDLDQMFELAHFIGVTRPGFELSAAHLPADTVSLVEVPAMAISSTNCRRRVAAGEPVWYLVPDGVVQYIAKRRLYQG from the coding sequence GTGGAGGACGACATCCGGCGGATTGGGATCATGGGGGGCACCTTCGATCCGATCCACCATGGGCACCTTGTCGCGGCGAGCGAGGTGGCCGACCGGTTCGCCCTGGACGAGGTGGTCTTCGTGCCCACCGGACAGCCCTGGCAGAAGGCGGACGAACCGGTGAGTTCGGCCGAGGACCGCTACCTGATGACCGTCATCGCGACCGCCTCGAACCCACGGTTCCAGGTCAGCCGGGCCGACATCGACCGGGGCGGCCCGACGTACACCGTCGACACCCTTCGTGACCTGCATGCCGAGTACGGCCCGAAGGTCCAGTTGTTCTTCATCACCGGCGCCGACGCCCTGGAGAAGATCCTCTCCTGGAAGGATCTCGACCAGATGTTCGAGCTGGCCCACTTCATCGGAGTGACCCGGCCCGGTTTCGAACTCTCCGCCGCGCACCTCCCGGCCGACACGGTGAGCCTGGTGGAGGTGCCGGCGATGGCCATCTCGTCGACCAACTGCCGCCGCCGGGTGGCCGCCGGGGAGCCGGTCTGGTACCTCGTGCCGGACGGTGTGGTGCAGTACATCGCCAAACGTCGGCTGTATCAGGGGTGA